The following are from one region of the Paenibacillus sp. KS-LC4 genome:
- a CDS encoding helix-turn-helix domain-containing protein: MFKVIIADDHYPVLDYLSHIIPWTKLGFELSALCSNGGEAWEACQNQQPDILITDIGMPVMDGLALIEKAREANPRLKTIILSCHEDFQYAQRAVKLNVNDYILKESLRMEHVVTVLEQLACTLAEEKQAEISRLQLQNVVQQNLSVIHTRFIRKLLEQPIWNEAEWNDEAERMGIHLRDGMPYLPVAVLPERSFELESRFGGAMNMQFVIDNALQEVVQYEGVILLVPNERQYFLLFPFPTTLKRNLHEDIRTELKRVQQLVHRHLGIGISFYRGDVAQDFQQLKKQLQDLMNVKLFRFYAGELVYAELQPLQTTKEDLFLHYAKAFQELKDSMLGGEKALISATVTRWGAFIQDGVYPVESVKSWVLKMALELELKYTVMQNFVINFNSEQQQQQIASIETLKHLLEWLQIFLEEKAADIQMLRDHTVRREIAEAQRYIQTHIGEKIAMDEMAHRLNLNPSHFSRIFKQETGETFVEFVTRTKMEKAKELLNQSDMTVVEIAEQLGYEHTSYFIKLFRNASGMSPNEYRKSM; encoded by the coding sequence ATGTTTAAAGTCATTATTGCAGACGACCATTACCCGGTGCTGGATTATTTAAGTCATATCATACCTTGGACCAAGCTTGGCTTTGAGCTTTCCGCACTCTGCTCCAACGGAGGTGAAGCATGGGAAGCCTGTCAAAACCAACAACCCGATATTCTCATAACGGATATTGGCATGCCCGTGATGGACGGTCTTGCTCTCATCGAGAAGGCGCGCGAAGCGAATCCTCGTTTGAAAACGATTATTTTATCCTGTCATGAGGATTTTCAATATGCCCAAAGAGCTGTTAAGCTTAACGTCAATGATTATATCTTAAAGGAAAGCCTTCGCATGGAGCATGTCGTTACGGTTTTGGAGCAGCTTGCATGCACGTTAGCTGAAGAGAAGCAGGCTGAGATCAGCCGTCTCCAGTTGCAAAACGTCGTGCAGCAAAATTTATCCGTCATTCATACCCGATTCATTCGCAAGCTGCTGGAGCAGCCCATATGGAACGAAGCGGAGTGGAATGACGAGGCCGAGCGAATGGGCATTCATCTCCGTGATGGCATGCCCTACCTGCCTGTTGCGGTACTGCCGGAGCGCTCATTCGAGCTTGAAAGTCGGTTTGGCGGAGCCATGAATATGCAATTCGTCATCGACAACGCCTTGCAGGAAGTCGTTCAATACGAAGGTGTTATTTTGCTTGTACCGAACGAACGCCAATACTTCCTGCTGTTTCCTTTCCCGACCACACTAAAACGCAATCTTCATGAGGATATCCGAACGGAGCTAAAGCGTGTTCAACAATTAGTGCACCGACACCTCGGAATTGGGATATCCTTCTATCGCGGTGATGTAGCTCAAGATTTCCAACAATTGAAGAAGCAATTACAGGACTTAATGAATGTGAAGCTGTTCCGATTCTATGCAGGAGAGCTCGTCTATGCAGAGCTGCAGCCGCTCCAAACGACGAAGGAGGATTTGTTTCTGCATTATGCCAAGGCCTTTCAGGAGCTGAAGGACAGTATGCTTGGGGGAGAAAAGGCGCTCATTTCAGCTACGGTCACGCGATGGGGAGCCTTCATTCAAGATGGGGTATATCCGGTCGAATCTGTGAAAAGCTGGGTACTAAAAATGGCATTGGAGCTTGAGCTCAAATATACGGTAATGCAAAACTTCGTGATCAACTTCAATAGTGAGCAGCAGCAGCAGCAAATTGCTTCTATTGAAACGCTGAAGCATCTATTGGAATGGCTGCAAATTTTTCTCGAAGAGAAGGCTGCCGATATTCAGATGCTGCGCGACCATACGGTACGGAGGGAGATCGCTGAAGCCCAACGCTACATTCAAACCCATATCGGGGAGAAAATCGCCATGGATGAAATGGCCCATCGGTTGAATTTGAATCCTTCGCATTTCAGCCGTATTTTCAAGCAGGAAACCGGGGAAACCTTCGTCGAATTTGTCACGCGGACGAAGATGGAGAAGGCAAAGGAGCTATTGAATCAATCCGACATGACCGTGGTCGAAATCGCGGAGCAGCTAGGCTATGAGCATACCAGCTACTTTATTAAGCTGTTCCGCAACGCCTCCGGCATGTCTCCCAACGAATATCGCAAATCTATGTGA
- a CDS encoding histidine kinase translates to MRVILKLKHLSLRQKLILTSIACLVLPTVAMLYISSYYSKLIIREHTLEKATQSLAIVQSQANAIMEELVSISNFVQFDPEIKTLLEEARDHPSAARQLTTRLEQIAGEKPDLRLTLLTRDGRAYSDYSFYDFEPQQFAQQDWFGRASRLTAYETLFLGGLRNYLPPLNHDQGYVYLTARALTEAINQAPFAYLIVSRTEDSIRDLFADLEEDVYLLSDENIILSNRNADIIGQSFDTIMNEEASSSPSFIQLRGENQIHLSLPLRYADWRLVSLAPYEQLTGKLNTFYQPALLLQSLFAVFFLFALTYLLGRFTKPVRLLGEAVKKVEAGDLHYRSNIRGRDEIGRLGRSFDTMLDRIQQMLQQVEIEQQLKRQAEMAMLQAQVHPHFLFNILSSIRLKLLMKHDEDTAHVVGSLASLLRASLMRQNEFVTLYAEIETTMQYIDLMKYTMRFPTECHLDIQPDPLTITVPRFILQPIIENAYKHGFTQSGGIITIKVATDAHMLRITIEDNGLGMTPETLRHLKSRFNVQKRDVIEQMIAEERAVASGIGLFNVYSRLKLLYSDQFEMDIDSVYGKRTTIVLLFPAAEPAESVEVGEHHV, encoded by the coding sequence ATGCGTGTTATATTAAAGCTAAAGCATTTATCCTTGCGGCAAAAGCTAATTCTGACATCGATTGCCTGTCTGGTATTGCCTACGGTAGCTATGCTGTATATTAGCAGCTACTACTCTAAGTTAATTATTCGAGAGCATACCCTTGAGAAAGCAACGCAATCTCTTGCCATTGTGCAATCTCAAGCCAATGCCATTATGGAGGAGCTTGTGTCCATCTCAAACTTCGTCCAATTCGATCCCGAGATTAAAACCTTGCTGGAGGAAGCCCGGGATCATCCAAGTGCGGCCAGACAGCTAACGACACGGTTAGAGCAAATTGCGGGAGAGAAGCCGGATTTACGGCTAACTTTGCTGACAAGGGATGGCCGTGCTTATTCCGATTATTCCTTTTATGATTTCGAGCCTCAGCAATTTGCGCAGCAAGACTGGTTTGGCAGAGCATCCCGACTGACGGCCTACGAGACGTTGTTTTTGGGTGGATTGCGGAACTACTTGCCGCCGCTGAATCATGATCAAGGCTATGTTTATTTGACCGCTCGGGCATTAACGGAGGCTATTAATCAAGCCCCCTTTGCCTATCTAATTGTCAGTCGAACGGAAGATTCCATTCGGGATCTGTTCGCTGATCTGGAAGAGGATGTTTACCTGCTGAGTGACGAGAATATCATTTTATCCAATCGGAACGCTGACATCATAGGACAGTCCTTCGACACGATTATGAACGAGGAGGCAAGCTCTTCACCAAGCTTTATTCAGCTGCGTGGAGAAAATCAAATTCATCTTTCGCTTCCACTGCGTTATGCGGACTGGAGACTCGTCAGCTTGGCGCCTTATGAGCAGCTTACCGGTAAATTAAATACCTTCTATCAGCCTGCCTTATTGCTCCAATCGTTGTTTGCCGTTTTTTTCTTATTTGCTTTGACCTATCTATTGGGTAGATTCACGAAACCGGTTCGATTGCTGGGCGAGGCCGTAAAGAAGGTAGAAGCAGGGGATTTGCACTATCGCTCCAATATTCGCGGCCGTGACGAAATTGGGCGTTTGGGACGCTCCTTCGACACGATGCTGGATCGGATTCAGCAGATGCTCCAGCAGGTAGAGATCGAGCAACAATTAAAGAGGCAAGCGGAAATGGCGATGCTGCAGGCGCAAGTACATCCGCACTTTTTGTTCAATATCCTAAGCTCCATACGCTTGAAGCTATTAATGAAGCATGATGAAGACACCGCCCATGTTGTCGGCTCCTTAGCCTCACTGCTGCGGGCAAGCTTAATGAGGCAAAATGAATTCGTAACGCTGTATGCCGAGATCGAAACGACGATGCAGTATATTGATTTAATGAAATATACGATGAGATTCCCGACGGAGTGTCACCTGGACATTCAGCCAGACCCGCTAACGATAACCGTACCTCGATTTATTTTGCAGCCCATTATCGAAAATGCTTATAAGCATGGATTTACGCAGAGCGGTGGTATCATTACGATTAAGGTAGCGACAGATGCCCATATGCTGCGTATTACAATCGAAGACAATGGTCTAGGCATGACACCGGAAACGCTTCGGCATTTGAAAAGTCGCTTCAATGTTCAAAAACGGGACGTCATTGAGCAAATGATTGCGGAGGAACGAGCAGTCGCCTCGGGAATCGGATTATTTAATGTGTACAGCCGTTTGAAGCTCTTATACAGTGACCAGTTTGAGATGGACATTGATAGCGTGTATGGCAAACGAACAACCATCGTTTTACTCTTTCCTGCTGCTGAGCCAGCTGAATCTGTAGAGGTAGGTGAACACCATGTTTAA
- a CDS encoding sugar ABC transporter permease produces MANLEQTKRSGLDQGAKTGKTLRIRKQGFYDMLNGYLFISPMLVLTMTLVVIPIILSGLISFTEWNFIAGLDGLNFIGFENYDKLLHDEGFHRALRNNVIMIAVVPVSMFFALVLAALINTATYFKDFFKVIYFMPFISSFVAIALLWRVLFHPNSGPINGFLRAIGIENPPLWLADPQFALIAVMIIMVWTSLGFNMVIYLAGLQGIPKDIYEAADVDGASPLRQFFTITLPMLTPTTFFLLITGVVGSFKVFDLIMVLTSGGPAGSTSVIVYYLYEAAFVNLQSGYASAMGIVLLLLILFVTLIQWIGQKKWVNY; encoded by the coding sequence GTGGCAAATTTGGAGCAGACAAAGAGAAGTGGTTTGGATCAGGGGGCAAAAACAGGCAAGACACTCCGAATCCGCAAGCAAGGGTTTTACGACATGCTTAATGGTTATTTATTTATTTCGCCCATGTTGGTATTGACTATGACGCTGGTCGTAATTCCGATCATTTTGTCAGGGCTAATCAGTTTTACCGAGTGGAACTTCATCGCAGGGCTTGATGGGCTAAACTTTATCGGCTTTGAGAATTATGACAAATTGCTGCATGATGAAGGGTTCCATCGTGCGCTTCGGAACAATGTCATTATGATTGCGGTCGTGCCCGTATCGATGTTTTTCGCGCTGGTGCTTGCGGCTTTGATTAACACAGCGACCTACTTTAAAGATTTCTTCAAAGTTATCTACTTTATGCCTTTTATTTCAAGCTTCGTCGCAATCGCTTTATTATGGCGAGTATTATTTCATCCCAACAGCGGACCGATTAACGGATTTTTGCGAGCGATAGGCATTGAGAATCCGCCGCTTTGGCTGGCGGACCCGCAATTCGCGCTGATTGCCGTCATGATTATTATGGTGTGGACTTCGCTTGGTTTTAATATGGTCATTTATTTGGCAGGCTTGCAGGGGATACCGAAGGATATTTACGAGGCGGCCGATGTAGATGGCGCTTCTCCTCTGAGGCAGTTTTTCACGATTACCTTGCCTATGCTTACTCCGACAACGTTCTTTTTGCTCATAACAGGAGTGGTTGGCTCGTTCAAGGTGTTCGATCTCATTATGGTGTTGACTAGCGGCGGCCCTGCCGGCTCTACCTCGGTTATCGTTTATTACCTTTACGAAGCGGCGTTTGTTAACCTGCAATCCGGTTATGCGTCTGCGATGGGTATCGTGCTGCTGCTCCTGATCTTATTCGTGACGCTAATTCAATGGATAGGTCAGAAGAAATGGGTAAATTACTAG
- a CDS encoding carbohydrate ABC transporter permease encodes MQSVSVSRLIITALMGIVGIFFILPFIWMLSASFKPELDVMTYPIQWIPKTWYMIENYTQVWSGAVPFTLYYLNSIKVTLMATALSLIISAMAAYGFSKVIFKGREAMFILVLATYMIPSQAILVPQFMMFRWLGLFDSHFGLVLLAASGVLGTFLLRQFFMSVHNEIIESARIDGANHWIIFFRIGLPLVKPALATYMILRFIWTWNDYQNPLIFLRSEALFTLQLGIRKFADFNGEFYSLMMAGAVSAILPLLIIFIVGQKQVIEGVASGSVKG; translated from the coding sequence ATGCAATCCGTCAGCGTGAGCCGTCTGATCATCACGGCTCTAATGGGAATCGTCGGGATATTTTTTATCCTCCCATTCATTTGGATGTTATCGGCCTCGTTCAAGCCTGAACTTGATGTCATGACCTATCCCATACAATGGATTCCAAAAACATGGTATATGATAGAAAATTACACACAGGTCTGGTCGGGTGCTGTTCCTTTCACGCTTTATTACTTAAACAGCATTAAAGTGACACTAATGGCTACTGCCCTGTCATTAATCATTTCGGCTATGGCCGCTTATGGATTTTCCAAGGTGATCTTCAAAGGCCGGGAAGCTATGTTTATCTTAGTGCTCGCTACTTACATGATTCCGTCTCAGGCCATCCTTGTGCCGCAGTTTATGATGTTTCGCTGGCTTGGCCTGTTCGATAGCCATTTCGGTCTTGTGCTGCTTGCGGCATCGGGAGTATTAGGCACGTTTTTGCTGCGCCAGTTTTTTATGAGCGTCCATAATGAGATTATCGAATCTGCGCGAATCGACGGCGCGAATCACTGGATTATTTTCTTCCGAATCGGGCTGCCGTTAGTTAAGCCTGCGCTCGCGACTTATATGATTTTGCGATTCATTTGGACATGGAACGATTATCAGAATCCTCTCATTTTCCTGCGCTCTGAAGCCTTGTTCACGCTTCAGCTGGGAATTCGGAAGTTTGCCGATTTTAATGGAGAGTTTTATTCGCTTATGATGGCGGGTGCCGTCTCTGCGATCTTACCACTGTTGATCATCTTCATTGTAGGCCAGAAACAAGTTATTGAAGGCGTGGCCTCAGGAAGTGTCAAAGGATAG
- a CDS encoding extracellular solute-binding protein has product MLKKKWIQVTAASVLVALAASACSTAGGNNTAAETGGKNSSDGAVTTIKLHTWYPKKADNWDIVIEEFEKKHPEIKVEFNSAEDNNSNEYYKKLDLAAASGDDLDVIMFSNMSFLSQRAELGLLEPVDTYIEKEGFSLMDEYSSDTRIKDVTYGLPGKLATPMVFINESRLKEAGLQLPKNWTWDQYMEYAKAMTTTANGKTQYGTYFHSWIQFGYFIQNMGQSSTGANLTTDDGLKANIDTPGIRKSLEVRLQGEREGSATPYSEIVSQKLNYRPQYFNQDTSMITMASFLVPEAGGTEQVPATFKTVFAPLPTMNAGDPITGNVSGDVLGIYSKSKHKDAAYTFIRWFTTEGIVLQGKNFPSWKKADLNKVVDSIIAGTKTPENIDKESLMYVLENTKQTTPAVAVPYHAELEKVFLEEFDKMMLSGVDIDTTIRNAEEKIQKIIDSKQ; this is encoded by the coding sequence ATGTTAAAGAAAAAATGGATTCAAGTGACTGCCGCTTCAGTTTTGGTTGCGCTTGCAGCATCAGCATGCTCAACGGCAGGCGGCAATAATACGGCGGCGGAGACGGGAGGCAAGAACTCTTCAGACGGGGCAGTCACCACCATTAAATTGCATACTTGGTACCCAAAGAAAGCTGATAATTGGGATATCGTAATCGAGGAGTTCGAGAAGAAGCATCCAGAGATCAAGGTGGAATTCAACTCCGCAGAGGACAATAACTCGAATGAATATTATAAAAAGCTGGATTTAGCTGCGGCCTCTGGCGATGATCTGGATGTTATTATGTTTAGCAATATGTCATTTCTCAGCCAGCGCGCCGAGCTAGGCCTATTGGAGCCAGTGGATACGTATATCGAGAAGGAAGGCTTCTCTCTAATGGACGAGTATTCCTCGGACACACGCATCAAGGATGTCACCTATGGCTTGCCAGGCAAGCTTGCTACACCTATGGTTTTCATCAATGAGAGCCGGCTCAAGGAAGCGGGACTGCAGCTCCCGAAGAATTGGACCTGGGATCAGTATATGGAGTATGCCAAGGCAATGACGACGACGGCAAACGGCAAAACGCAATACGGCACCTATTTCCACAGCTGGATTCAATTCGGTTATTTCATTCAGAATATGGGGCAATCGTCTACCGGAGCCAATCTCACGACGGACGATGGCTTGAAAGCAAACATTGATACACCGGGAATCAGGAAGTCATTGGAGGTTCGTCTTCAAGGGGAACGAGAAGGCTCTGCGACGCCATATTCGGAAATTGTAAGCCAAAAGCTGAATTACCGCCCTCAATACTTTAACCAAGATACGAGCATGATTACGATGGCATCATTTTTGGTGCCGGAAGCCGGGGGAACGGAGCAAGTACCTGCAACGTTCAAAACCGTGTTCGCACCACTTCCGACGATGAATGCAGGAGATCCGATCACAGGCAACGTCAGCGGCGACGTATTGGGCATATACAGCAAGTCCAAGCATAAGGATGCGGCTTACACCTTTATCCGCTGGTTCACAACGGAAGGAATCGTGCTGCAAGGCAAAAACTTCCCTTCATGGAAAAAAGCCGATCTGAACAAGGTTGTAGACAGCATCATTGCGGGCACGAAAACGCCTGAAAACATTGATAAGGAATCCTTAATGTATGTTCTCGAAAACACGAAGCAGACTACCCCAGCTGTCGCTGTTCCTTACCATGCAGAATTAGAGAAGGTATTCCTGGAGGAATTTGATAAAATGATGTTATCCGGCGTCGATATCGATACGACGATTCGCAATGCCGAAGAAAAGATTCAGAAAATTATTGATTCCAAGCAGTAA
- the uidA gene encoding beta-glucuronidase codes for MLYPINTSSRSVIDLSGIWNFKTDPGVGLREGWHMQPLSDTIAMAVPSSYNDIGVNADIRNHVGWVWYEREIIIPKTLASQRIVLRFSSATHEAKVYVNGTLAVEHTGGFTPFEVELNSHLLPHKNRLTVAVNNILDESTLPVGHFMEREIEGVGKVARNNPNFDFFNYAGLHRPVKIYTTPYSFIQDVQITSSVKADGSAEVSCKVDSTGESDVRISILDEAGSIVAQGEGAQGSFLLAEAKLWEPMNAYLYTLKVELVQGGESIDEYDQPFGIRTVEVAGGKFLINGKPFYFKGFGKHEDSPIHGRGINEAANVMDFRLMKWMGANSFRTSHYPYSEEIMRLADREGFVVIDEVAAVGLHLNFIPTLTGGKRRETWKELRTYEAHREAIRELIARDKNHACVVMWSIANEPATSEEGAREYFEPLIRYAKECDPQGRPVTVVTLQEGSPEHCKVSDLVDVLCLNRYYGWYVEGGEWAIAKSRLRKELQGWMERCPEKPIIMTEYGADTIAGFHDVDPVMFTEEFQTEFLRANHEMFDECSHFVGEHVWNFADFNTSQGIFRVQGNKKGVFTRDRKPKLAAHELKKRWEAIPDYYYKG; via the coding sequence ATGCTATACCCTATTAATACGTCTTCTCGCAGCGTTATCGACTTGTCCGGCATTTGGAATTTCAAAACAGATCCCGGAGTCGGTTTACGGGAAGGCTGGCACATGCAGCCGCTAAGCGACACGATTGCAATGGCTGTTCCGTCTTCTTATAACGATATCGGCGTTAACGCCGATATCCGAAATCATGTAGGATGGGTTTGGTACGAGCGGGAAATCATTATTCCGAAGACGCTGGCCTCGCAGCGAATCGTGCTTCGGTTCAGCTCGGCCACTCATGAAGCGAAGGTGTATGTGAATGGAACGCTGGCCGTAGAGCACACAGGCGGCTTTACACCGTTCGAGGTCGAACTTAACAGTCATCTGCTGCCGCATAAAAATAGGCTTACTGTCGCCGTCAATAATATTTTGGACGAATCGACGCTGCCCGTGGGACATTTCATGGAGCGCGAGATTGAAGGGGTGGGCAAGGTCGCTCGAAATAATCCCAATTTCGATTTCTTTAACTATGCGGGACTGCATCGTCCTGTGAAAATTTACACGACGCCTTACAGCTTTATACAAGATGTACAGATTACATCTAGCGTCAAGGCTGACGGCTCCGCGGAAGTGAGCTGCAAGGTTGACAGCACCGGAGAGTCCGACGTGCGTATCAGCATTCTGGATGAAGCGGGAAGCATCGTTGCCCAAGGAGAAGGAGCACAAGGGAGCTTCCTGCTGGCGGAGGCTAAGCTTTGGGAGCCTATGAATGCTTATTTGTACACGTTAAAGGTGGAGCTGGTTCAAGGAGGAGAAAGCATTGATGAGTATGATCAGCCCTTCGGCATCCGAACTGTCGAAGTGGCGGGCGGCAAATTCCTGATCAATGGCAAGCCGTTCTACTTCAAGGGCTTCGGCAAGCACGAGGATTCGCCGATTCATGGACGTGGCATTAACGAGGCGGCCAATGTCATGGACTTTCGTTTAATGAAGTGGATGGGTGCCAACTCGTTCCGTACATCCCATTATCCTTATTCGGAAGAAATTATGAGACTGGCTGACAGGGAAGGCTTCGTCGTGATCGACGAGGTGGCTGCCGTCGGTCTGCATTTGAATTTTATTCCAACGCTGACGGGTGGAAAGCGACGGGAAACGTGGAAAGAGCTGAGAACCTATGAAGCGCATCGGGAAGCCATTCGCGAGCTAATTGCGAGAGATAAGAATCATGCATGCGTTGTGATGTGGTCTATCGCCAATGAGCCGGCGACTTCTGAGGAAGGCGCGCGCGAGTACTTCGAGCCGCTAATTCGCTATGCGAAGGAATGTGACCCGCAAGGACGTCCCGTCACAGTGGTAACGCTTCAGGAAGGGAGCCCGGAGCATTGCAAGGTATCGGATCTGGTAGATGTTCTCTGCTTGAATCGGTATTACGGCTGGTACGTTGAAGGCGGGGAATGGGCTATTGCAAAATCGAGACTTCGCAAGGAGCTCCAAGGCTGGATGGAGCGTTGCCCAGAGAAGCCAATCATTATGACGGAATATGGCGCGGATACGATCGCAGGCTTCCATGATGTTGATCCCGTCATGTTTACCGAGGAATTTCAGACCGAATTTTTACGGGCGAATCATGAGATGTTCGACGAGTGCAGCCATTTTGTCGGCGAGCATGTATGGAACTTTGCCGATTTCAACACCAGTCAGGGCATCTTCCGCGTTCAAGGCAATAAAAAAGGGGTATTTACGCGTGACCGCAAGCCAAAATTAGCAGCACACGAGCTGAAGAAACGCTGGGAAGCCATTCCAGACTATTATTATAAGGGTTAG
- a CDS encoding VOC family protein, whose translation MKVHHVGYVVEDIDRALQEFIALGYEVEGEKCQDEHRNIVIQFIKNGTYLVELVCPLNDQSPVKNLLKKAGSTPYHFCYETSNLSEKTDQLKKLGYIVIAEALEAPAISNKKVVFLYKNNMGIIELVEQ comes from the coding sequence ATGAAGGTGCATCATGTAGGCTACGTCGTAGAGGATATAGATAGGGCATTGCAGGAGTTTATTGCCCTTGGATACGAAGTGGAGGGTGAAAAATGTCAGGATGAGCACCGGAATATAGTCATTCAATTTATTAAAAACGGTACCTATCTAGTGGAGCTGGTCTGTCCGCTTAATGACCAGTCCCCGGTTAAAAATCTGTTAAAAAAAGCTGGAAGCACACCCTATCATTTCTGCTATGAAACGTCGAACCTGTCGGAGAAGACCGATCAACTGAAGAAGCTTGGCTATATAGTCATAGCCGAGGCTTTGGAGGCTCCGGCTATCAGCAATAAGAAGGTCGTTTTTTTGTACAAAAATAATATGGGCATTATAGAATTGGTCGAGCAATAA
- a CDS encoding HAD-IIIC family phosphatase → MTSRDLNLVFSATFTAEPVRRSLVFWLEKLGINAAIQYENQVFKQLLDPYSAMRQNNGINVILIRFDDWFRVEDGLETEIRKDALLQTKVDRNIVDLLNAVKASVEATSAIHIVCICPPSPLMEWSTETTSDYIEIENRLYQGLQGLTGVVPVASSDILELYPVADYYDFHSDKMGHIPYKQIFFDALGTVIARKIYSATSLPYKVIVLDCDQTLWKGICGEDGVDGIEVDSYRKQLQAFMLEQQRLGMLLCFCSKNNESDIIEALKRPDMLIKPEHIAASRVNWERKSDNLEALARELNLGLDSFIFIDDSPVECMEVKARCPQVLTLCLPEKDEDIPLYLSNIWAFDRINTTAADASRTALVKQNTERNKFQQEMLSYEAFISGLELNVSISPLGDAELARAAQLTQRVNQFNFTTIRYSEAELKRIGNEDNMSCFTVAASDRFGDYGIVGLVVCREQGSKLIVDSFLLSCRALGKGIEYTMLAKMGELASAKGLGQVDVVFVPTAKNEPAAQFLDLIGAQSAAASAENKAYSFTAAFAKAIDFTAYLEQAGRIREEVHIAAQQTASGADPIILEMLDDIGRHLNTSRSIHAKVEAASQGITGERAEYVAPRNEFEKKILNIWEEVLVIEQIGVMDNLFEVGGESIKAIQILSRIREEFEVDLPMTVLFEGSLTIAGLAEAVETSLLSSFDEDSIAEQLAALENLTEEEIEQLLREESE, encoded by the coding sequence ATGACCAGTCGTGATTTAAATCTCGTATTTTCGGCAACGTTTACAGCAGAACCAGTCAGAAGGTCCCTAGTATTTTGGTTGGAGAAGCTAGGGATAAACGCTGCTATTCAATATGAGAATCAGGTGTTCAAGCAACTGCTCGATCCTTACAGCGCAATGCGCCAAAACAATGGGATCAACGTCATACTCATTCGTTTTGATGATTGGTTTAGGGTTGAGGATGGTTTGGAAACGGAGATCAGGAAAGATGCTTTATTGCAAACCAAAGTCGACCGAAACATCGTTGATCTGCTGAATGCTGTGAAAGCATCTGTAGAAGCGACATCAGCCATTCATATCGTATGCATTTGCCCTCCTTCGCCACTAATGGAATGGAGCACCGAAACGACTAGCGATTATATAGAGATAGAGAACCGATTATATCAAGGACTTCAGGGGCTGACCGGGGTTGTACCCGTTGCTTCTTCTGACATTCTGGAGCTATACCCCGTAGCGGATTACTATGATTTCCATTCGGATAAAATGGGCCATATTCCGTACAAACAGATCTTTTTTGATGCGCTCGGTACGGTCATTGCCAGAAAAATCTATTCGGCCACAAGCTTGCCTTATAAAGTCATTGTGTTGGATTGTGACCAGACGCTGTGGAAGGGTATTTGCGGCGAGGATGGAGTGGATGGAATCGAAGTGGACTCCTACAGAAAGCAGCTGCAGGCGTTTATGCTGGAGCAGCAGCGCTTAGGGATGCTCCTATGTTTTTGCAGCAAAAATAATGAAAGCGATATCATTGAGGCGCTGAAGCGTCCCGACATGTTGATCAAGCCCGAGCATATCGCGGCCTCCAGAGTCAACTGGGAGCGCAAATCAGATAATTTGGAAGCATTAGCTAGAGAGCTGAATCTGGGTCTCGACAGCTTCATCTTTATTGACGACAGCCCCGTCGAATGCATGGAGGTTAAAGCCCGCTGTCCTCAAGTTTTGACGTTATGCTTGCCTGAAAAAGACGAGGACATCCCGCTTTACTTAAGCAATATTTGGGCATTTGATCGTATAAATACGACTGCGGCAGATGCGAGTCGTACAGCATTGGTTAAGCAAAATACGGAGCGGAATAAGTTCCAGCAGGAAATGCTGTCCTACGAAGCTTTTATTAGCGGACTGGAGCTGAACGTCAGCATTTCTCCGCTAGGTGATGCAGAGCTGGCAAGAGCGGCTCAATTGACTCAAAGGGTGAATCAATTTAACTTTACTACGATTAGGTACTCGGAAGCGGAGCTTAAAAGGATCGGCAACGAGGACAATATGAGCTGCTTTACCGTAGCTGCCAGTGATAGATTTGGAGATTATGGAATAGTAGGCTTGGTTGTATGCCGCGAGCAGGGTTCAAAGCTTATCGTGGACAGCTTCCTGCTTAGCTGCAGAGCTTTAGGCAAAGGAATCGAGTATACCATGCTTGCGAAAATGGGCGAATTGGCTTCGGCCAAAGGTCTGGGCCAAGTGGACGTTGTTTTTGTTCCAACCGCCAAGAACGAGCCTGCCGCGCAGTTTTTAGACTTAATCGGAGCACAAAGCGCAGCAGCTTCGGCTGAAAATAAAGCATATTCGTTCACGGCTGCGTTTGCGAAAGCAATAGACTTTACGGCCTACCTGGAGCAAGCCGGCCGCATACGTGAGGAAGTTCATATAGCCGCGCAGCAGACGGCAAGCGGTGCTGATCCGATCATTTTAGAGATGCTGGACGATATTGGCAGGCATTTGAATACGTCGAGAAGCATACACGCCAAAGTGGAGGCGGCCTCGCAAGGCATAACTGGCGAGCGGGCGGAGTATGTAGCTCCAAGGAATGAATTCGAGAAAAAAATATTGAACATTTGGGAAGAGGTTTTAGTCATTGAGCAAATTGGAGTAATGGATAATTTGTTTGAGGTGGGCGGCGAATCCATTAAAGCGATTCAGATCTTGTCCAGAATTCGAGAGGAATTCGAAGTGGATTTGCCAATGACGGTACTGTTCGAAGGATCGCTTACCATTGCAGGACTCGCCGAGGCCGTCGAAACCAGCCTGCTCAGCAGCTTCGATGAGGACTCGATTGCGGAACAATTAGCGGCCTTGGAAAACCTGACGGAAGAAGAAATCGAGCAGCTGCTTCGGGAAGAGAGCGAGTGA